The Acetonema longum DSM 6540 DNA window GCCAAACTTTCCGAAGAGAAGATTTCCGAACTGGTGCAAAAGCATTTTGACCTTCGTCCGGCTGCGATTATTCAAAATCTGGACCTCCGCCGGCCTATTTACCGGCAAACAGCCGCTTATGGTCATTTTGGCCGGACTGACCTGGATCTGCCTTGGGAACTGACCGACAAAGCCGCTGCTTTGCGCCGGGAAGCCAATCTATCATAGTAAATTCCAAAAACGCGGACATATCCATAAATGTCCGCGTTTTTTCGCGGTTTTTTACAGGAATTTCGCTAAGTTTATCTAAAGATAAGAGTTATAACTATAAGCGATTGTATTGGGGTAAAACATGATAAAAACGGCTGAGGTAGTCATTAATTCCGGTATCCGGAACCTGACCGACGCTTTCACTTACTTTATTCCGGACCAATTTTCCTATCTGGATACCGGCTGGCGGGTGGTTGTACCTTTTGGCTCCAGGCAGGAAGAAGGTTTCGTGGTAGCGGTCCGCTCTGAGCCAGAAGGCCGGAAAGATGAGTTAAAGCCTATCCAGGACGTCTTAGATGATGATCCCTGGTTTGATGATCATATGATGCAAACAGCCCGCTGGCTTAGTGAGCGTTACCTTTGCACTCTGGCGGAAGCAATGCGTCTGTTTATCCCGGGTAAAAAAGGCATTCGAAAAGAAAAATTCTATTATTTAAATGCGAATTACGCCGGTATATTCAACGAAACCAGGACAGAAAACCAGGCGGCGGTATTGGAATGGTTCCGCCGGCAAAAAATAGTGACGATGCGGCAGTTCCAAAAAGAATTCGGACCAGAGGCACGGTCGCTGATCGAGGAACTGAAACAGCGGAAACTCGTCCTCTGCAGCAGTACCGTGCAAACCGCAAGAGTCAATAAATATGAGTCTGAGCTGCACTTGGCTCTCACGGGCGAACAGGTGACAGGCATTTTACCCCAAATGGAAAGGAAACCTGCTCAGTTCCGGCTCATTCAGGCATTATTGACGAGAAACCTAACTGACGCTGATTTGAAAGAAATGAAGGTGTCTCGTCAGACAGTTAAGACCCTGGTTGATCTTGAAATGATAAAAATCGTTCGAAAGCAGGTTATGCGCGACAGCTATCAGAATGTTGCAGGGAAGTATCAACCTGTTACACTGTCGCCGGAACAGGAGAATGCTGTTGCCGCTATTGCCGATGCATTATCTTATAGCCGATTTCAGAGTTTTTTGCTGCATGGCATTACCGGAAGCGGCAAGACCGAAGTCTATATTCGCGCCGTTGCGGCGGTGCGGCAGGCCGGAAAACAGGCAATCGTTCTCGTGCCGGAAATAGCCTTGACCAGCCAGTTGGTGCAACGATTTAAAGCCCGATTTGCCAATGATGTGGTGGTCATACACAGTAAACTTTCTCTGAATGAACGGTATGATACCTGGCAGAGAATCCGCGAGGAAACAGCAGGCGTCATCATCGGGGCCAGGTCGGCTGTGTTTGCGCCGGCGCCTAATTTGGGCATTATCATTTTGGATGAAGAGCATGAATTCACCTATAAGCAGGAAGAATCTCCCTACTATCACACTCGCGATGTTGCCATGACCAGGGCAAATCTGGCTCAGGCAGCAGTCGTTTTAGGCAGCGCCACGCCTGCGGTGGAAACGTTTTATGATGCTTTGGCCGGCAGGCATGTCTTGCTGTCGCTGCCGTCACGAATTGCCGGCGCCGTGTTGCCTCAGGTCATGCTGGTGGATATGCGGGAAGAGTTGAAAAAGGGCAGGCGCAGCGTACTTTCCACCCAGTTGGAAGGGTTGCTGCGGGATACCATTCAACGCGGTGAGCAAGCCATTATTCTGTTGAATCGTCGGGGCCATTCCACCTTTGTCATGTGCCGGGAATGCGGTCACGTGATTACATGTCGGCATTGCGCCGTGGCTTTAACCTATCACTATGCTGCAGGCATGATGCGCTGTCACTACTGTGACGCCGTCGAACCGGTTCCGACACTTTGCCCGGCATGCCGAAGCCGCTATATCAAATTCTTCGGCACCGGTACGCAAAAAGTCGAACAGGAACTGCAGCAGCTTTTCCCCGATTGCCGGATTGTTAGAATGGATCAGGACACCACCCATGGCAAGCTGGCTCAGGATGCCATTCTCTCGGATTTCGACGCCGGCAGGTATGATATACTATTAGGGACCCAGATGGTCGCTAAAGGGCATGATCTGCAAAATGTAACGGCTGTTGGTATTTTGTCAGTGGATACCATCCTTAATATCCCGGATTTCCGCGGGGCCGAGAGAACTTTCGCCCTGATTACCCAGGCTGCCGGCAGGGCAGGTCGCGGCGATAAACCGGGCAAAGTCGTTGTGCAGGCATATAATCCCGAACACTATGCGGTCTGCGCCGCCGCTAACCAGGATTATTCATCTTTTTACGCAGCTGAGATAGAATTTCGGCAAAAACTGCTTTATCCACCCTTTTGCCAATTAATAAAATGTACTGTAGCCGCCGGTATGGAGGATACTGCCCGAAGGAAAGCTGAACAACTGGCGGCGGCTCTGAAAAGCGAGCTGAGACCTGACGCGGGAACGGACATCATCGGCCCCTTTCCGGCGCCTGTACTCAAGGTCAAGGACCGTTACCGGATGATCATTTTAATCAAAGCCGGGAATTTGGACACTGTCAAAGAAATTATCCGGCAGAAAAACTGGCACACTCTCTCGGACACAGTCTTTGATGTTTCGCCGATCAGCGTTGTATAGATACTGTCTTTCGGGGTTCAACCGATTGCCATGTACAGGTGGATTGGGTACAATAATAAGGATGTTTGATTTATTGGGAAGACCATAGGAGGTAGCAACGTGGCTATATTAGAAATAAAAAAGGCCGGAGATCCGGTATTGAAAGAACGGGCCCAGGCAGTAACGAAAATAGACCGCAAGGTTAAAGAATTATTGGATAATATGGCGCAAACCATGTATGGCGCGGAAGGCGTGGGTCTGGCAGCGCCTCAGGTAGGAATCCTGCTTAGGATCGTTGTAATTGATGCAGGAGAAGGGCTGGTCGAACTCATCAATCCCGAAATTGTTGAATCCGATGGAACACAGGTGGCCTCGGAAGGCTGCCTGAGCATTCCCGGAGTATACGGTGATGTAGAAAGATATGCTGATGTCACCG harbors:
- the priA gene encoding primosomal protein N', translated to MIKTAEVVINSGIRNLTDAFTYFIPDQFSYLDTGWRVVVPFGSRQEEGFVVAVRSEPEGRKDELKPIQDVLDDDPWFDDHMMQTARWLSERYLCTLAEAMRLFIPGKKGIRKEKFYYLNANYAGIFNETRTENQAAVLEWFRRQKIVTMRQFQKEFGPEARSLIEELKQRKLVLCSSTVQTARVNKYESELHLALTGEQVTGILPQMERKPAQFRLIQALLTRNLTDADLKEMKVSRQTVKTLVDLEMIKIVRKQVMRDSYQNVAGKYQPVTLSPEQENAVAAIADALSYSRFQSFLLHGITGSGKTEVYIRAVAAVRQAGKQAIVLVPEIALTSQLVQRFKARFANDVVVIHSKLSLNERYDTWQRIREETAGVIIGARSAVFAPAPNLGIIILDEEHEFTYKQEESPYYHTRDVAMTRANLAQAAVVLGSATPAVETFYDALAGRHVLLSLPSRIAGAVLPQVMLVDMREELKKGRRSVLSTQLEGLLRDTIQRGEQAIILLNRRGHSTFVMCRECGHVITCRHCAVALTYHYAAGMMRCHYCDAVEPVPTLCPACRSRYIKFFGTGTQKVEQELQQLFPDCRIVRMDQDTTHGKLAQDAILSDFDAGRYDILLGTQMVAKGHDLQNVTAVGILSVDTILNIPDFRGAERTFALITQAAGRAGRGDKPGKVVVQAYNPEHYAVCAAANQDYSSFYAAEIEFRQKLLYPPFCQLIKCTVAAGMEDTARRKAEQLAAALKSELRPDAGTDIIGPFPAPVLKVKDRYRMIILIKAGNLDTVKEIIRQKNWHTLSDTVFDVSPISVV
- the def gene encoding peptide deformylase — protein: MAILEIKKAGDPVLKERAQAVTKIDRKVKELLDNMAQTMYGAEGVGLAAPQVGILLRIVVIDAGEGLVELINPEIVESDGTQVASEGCLSIPGVYGDVERYADVTVEGLNRSGKKIRIAANGLLARALQHEIDHLNGILFIERAKTVYKGNS